GATCCTGGCGGGGTTTACGGTCATCCTGGTGGGGATGTTGAGTATCAACCTGCTGGTTATCGGCCTGTCCCACCACTTTTTGGGAGAATACCATATCCTGGCGGAGCGGGTCATTTCCGCAAACAAGCTGATCCCCACTGTCCGGGATGACGTGAGCCTGGACGCCTATTATCTGGTGGCGGGGCGCCGCACCCTGGAGACGACCCAGCTCTTCCACCACATGGAGGAAATTCGCCAGGGGCTGTATCTGCTGAAGCAGGAGAACAATTCTGAAAACGGCCGGATCCAGCTGCAGATTGCCACGCGCACCTTCGGCACCCTGCAGCGGTACTGTCAGAAGCTGGGGCAGGAGATTGATGCGGACGTGTCCCTGGAACTGCAGAATGTGACGCTGGAGCAGATTCGGGATGTCTCCGCCCTGGTGTACAACCAGATTGAGGAATACATTTATCTGGAGCTGCTCTGGGGGGAGTCCATTGATCAGATGCTCCAGACCGGATTTCAGCTGCTGCTGCTGGGGATCTGGCGGCGGTGGTGCTGATGGTGGCGGTTCTGGCATTTTTGCTGATGCGCATCAACCGGACCATCAACGACCCCATCCAGGCGCTGGTGGAAAACACCCGGCGGCTGGCGGAGGGCGACTTTGATGCCCTGATGGAAGATGCCGGGGAGAATGAGGTCACCATCCTCAACAAGAGCTTCAACCGCATGGCGGCAAAACTCCAGCGCCTGATGGAAAAAGTGGAGGAGGACACCCGCACCCAGGAGCAGCTGGAGCTGCGGCTGCTTCAGGAACAGATCAATCCCCACTTTCTCTACAACACGCTGGAGATCATCGTCTGGCTGGCGGAGTCCGGGGATAAGGAGCAGGTCATTCAGGTGGTCCAGTCCCTCTCCCGGTTTTTCCGGGTGGTCCTCAGCAAAGGCCGCGCAGTGGTGTCCCTTCAGGAGGAGCTGTCCTGCATCCAAAGCTATCTCTATATTCAGAAAGTGCGCTATGCCGATATCCTGAACTATGAGATCCAGGCGGAGCCCGAAGCCTTGGACTGCCGGATCCAAAAGCTGAGCCTGCAGCCCCTTGTGGAAAACGCGCTGTACCACGGCATTGAAAAGAAGCGGGGGGGCGGCACCATCCGCGTCTGCGCCGATGTGAAGGACGGCTGCCTGGTGGTTCAGGTGGCGGACGACGGCTGCGGCATGACGCCTGAGAAATTGGAGGAAGTGCAACGGGAGGTGGCCGGAGATCTCGGTCAGATCTCCGAGGGCGGGTTTGGGCTGCCCAATATCCAAAAGCGCATTCAGCTGGCCTATGGAGCGGATTACGGCATTCACGTGAGTTCTCGGCTGGGCTGCGGGACCCGGGTCACGCTACAGATTCCGGCAAAATCGTAAAAAAGCTGAGAAGCAGCAGAAAAAAGCAAAAGTCCGGCTTTCCGGCCGGACTTTTTTCTGTAAAATTCAAATAAAAACCCGTTGGAGCGCCTCTTTTCAAAGGTGGAGGCGTCTTGTATATTATTTAACACAGGGCGCGAGACCGCCCATTCGGAAGAT
This DNA window, taken from Dysosmobacter welbionis, encodes the following:
- a CDS encoding sensor histidine kinase; this translates as MVAVLAFLLMRINRTINDPIQALVENTRRLAEGDFDALMEDAGENEVTILNKSFNRMAAKLQRLMEKVEEDTRTQEQLELRLLQEQINPHFLYNTLEIIVWLAESGDKEQVIQVVQSLSRFFRVVLSKGRAVVSLQEELSCIQSYLYIQKVRYADILNYEIQAEPEALDCRIQKLSLQPLVENALYHGIEKKRGGGTIRVCADVKDGCLVVQVADDGCGMTPEKLEEVQREVAGDLGQISEGGFGLPNIQKRIQLAYGADYGIHVSSRLGCGTRVTLQIPAKS